The following are encoded in a window of Solidesulfovibrio magneticus RS-1 genomic DNA:
- a CDS encoding translocation/assembly module TamB domain-containing protein, protein MGNDVDQDGGKAPGAGRRWPRRLGLGLGGLAGLVVALWLALLTPWGLDGAAWVAERAITAGSGFAARIDNVSGTLPFSLKVGRFALADAKGPWLVISDAAFSWSPAALLTGRVVIHEIAADVVRLRRAPDIPETHRVPVTFEWPPRFPRLPPLLLDRLAVNRVILDKELAGQAAIISLSGRLAESGQGAAALMLAAKRLDGEAPLTLSVGAALNYADWRLAVKASLADAPGGLIASALAGDDRTPFALEALGDGPLDTWKGRLSARLGAADLLVADLGLGIPLAKDARAAFSLDLGLRPTPGLLPAFFDDFLGSRCRLVLAGRAGLADSALELSTLEVSGAFGSVSLSGTMDPDADALSAKGVIDISDASRLATSALGGRLGATFTIAGPLSRPSLSADATARGFRAGPVHLADGDIKASAQVVTPITNSFPGATLAAQGKLAGLAGPDGTTLAGQNLDFDAKGMLTSDWIVDVDQAALTGQGGTVTLGQVHIDGGNVRGRLAVSLADLAGAASLVGLRLTGGAAVAGDVTTAPDGHGTTSLAASFTKLAAPATASSLDASVAALLGPSPKLDLTAAFSAQGARLTELSLAGKGLTLTGTGGYTAASDSLDAKVRLDAPDLTLLTAALGQPCAGAAEAKLTISGPAVSPRLDVAVGAKRLSLGELVLTEASLEASLADSARRPSGKATIAAVREGETARAEAAYALTGSRLSLTGLKLAAPDAAFAGEADIDTATGRVSGKLAGQAGNLAGLGRFVGLPLAGSLKLTASAAAGPGKGAAQSLTVDLSAANLRLPGLAAGSLTVNAALDDLSGAPRGKANLTGRGLEASGLSLAALSATASGDGRAMAVSAEAKGKLAGQTAVEASLRLSLPPAEAGKRRIAVQSLAGSLEGRKFSLAGPAAVTLGNDALRVEGVNLALDKAKITASGTLGPNEASGKATVDNFPLPLLGLFGLAGIDGTATASATLSGTPARPQIAAETRVSGLRLAAEQGKSLPPVSLWAKAACNGARLDVTAGLAGKNAKDPKAGKAADVVTVTAGLPMRLSLAPFACDLPPGGALSGQIAADADLADFAGLLARVNTRIVGRLTADLALGGTLSAPAATGALALAASRLENADAGLVLTNVVLKADASGGRLTIASASGEDGRGGRFTLSGTVGIADPVNGPVDLKLALAHLRVVGLDIATAAADGTIAVTGTLSRLRASGNIVIGPADVNLPTSLPPDVAVIPVTYINDPAAPKKPAAKAAPPAVARHVDLDLKISLGQAVYVRGLGLESRWTGALAVTGTAAAPIVIGRYAVDKGTLDLLGSTLEITKGELTFSGGAPTAPTFDVRAETTKDNVTAGIAITGDADAPVITLTSTPQLPRDEILSRLLFGQNAGSLSPIQAAQLAQAAASIYAGGTPTSILARTRRILGLDQLSIVTGKSGMAGSVLKAGKEIFKGVTVGVEQGMGAQSGAVSVEVQVTPNITVDSRVGVDNKQGVGVNWKWDY, encoded by the coding sequence ATGGGGAACGATGTAGATCAGGATGGGGGGAAGGCCCCGGGGGCGGGACGGCGTTGGCCGCGTCGGCTGGGCCTGGGTTTGGGCGGGCTGGCCGGTCTGGTTGTCGCCTTGTGGCTGGCGCTGCTGACGCCTTGGGGGCTTGACGGCGCGGCCTGGGTGGCCGAGCGCGCCATCACCGCCGGCAGCGGCTTTGCCGCCCGCATCGACAACGTCTCGGGCACGCTGCCCTTTTCCCTCAAGGTCGGCCGCTTCGCCCTGGCCGACGCCAAGGGGCCGTGGCTCGTTATCAGCGACGCCGCCTTTTCCTGGTCCCCGGCCGCCCTGCTGACCGGCCGGGTGGTCATCCACGAAATCGCCGCCGATGTGGTGCGCCTGCGCCGCGCCCCGGACATCCCCGAAACCCACCGCGTCCCGGTCACCTTCGAATGGCCGCCGCGCTTTCCCCGGCTGCCGCCCCTCCTGCTGGACCGACTGGCCGTAAACCGCGTCATCCTCGACAAGGAACTGGCCGGCCAGGCCGCGATCATCAGCCTGTCCGGCCGGCTGGCCGAGTCGGGCCAGGGCGCGGCCGCCCTGATGCTGGCCGCCAAGCGTCTGGACGGGGAAGCGCCGCTGACGCTGTCTGTCGGCGCGGCGCTCAATTATGCCGACTGGCGGCTGGCCGTGAAAGCGAGCCTCGCCGACGCGCCCGGGGGACTCATCGCCTCGGCCCTGGCCGGCGACGACCGCACGCCCTTTGCCCTGGAAGCCCTGGGCGACGGCCCGCTTGACACTTGGAAAGGCCGCCTGTCCGCCCGCCTTGGCGCGGCCGATCTCCTCGTGGCCGACCTCGGTCTGGGCATCCCCCTGGCCAAGGACGCCCGGGCCGCCTTTTCCCTGGATCTCGGCCTGCGGCCCACGCCCGGCCTGCTGCCTGCCTTTTTCGACGATTTCCTGGGGTCGCGCTGCCGGCTGGTCCTGGCCGGCCGGGCCGGGCTGGCCGATTCCGCCCTGGAGCTTTCTACCCTCGAAGTCTCGGGGGCGTTTGGCAGCGTATCCCTGTCCGGGACCATGGACCCGGACGCCGACGCCCTGTCGGCCAAGGGCGTCATCGACATCAGCGACGCCTCGCGCCTGGCGACCTCGGCCCTGGGCGGCCGGCTCGGCGCTACGTTCACCATCGCTGGCCCGCTGTCCCGGCCGTCTCTTAGCGCCGACGCCACGGCCCGGGGCTTCCGGGCCGGCCCCGTGCATCTGGCCGACGGCGACATCAAGGCCTCGGCCCAGGTCGTCACCCCCATCACGAACAGCTTCCCGGGCGCGACCCTGGCCGCCCAGGGCAAGCTCGCCGGCCTGGCCGGCCCCGACGGCACCACCCTGGCCGGCCAGAATCTGGATTTCGACGCCAAAGGCATGCTGACGTCCGATTGGATCGTGGACGTGGACCAGGCCGCCCTGACCGGCCAGGGCGGAACCGTGACCCTGGGACAGGTGCATATCGACGGCGGCAACGTGCGCGGCCGGCTGGCCGTTTCCCTGGCCGATCTGGCCGGCGCGGCCTCGCTTGTCGGCCTTCGCCTGACCGGCGGCGCGGCCGTGGCCGGGGACGTGACCACCGCCCCGGACGGCCACGGCACGACGAGCCTTGCCGCCTCCTTCACCAAGCTGGCCGCCCCGGCCACGGCAAGCTCCCTGGACGCCTCGGTGGCCGCCCTGCTTGGCCCCTCGCCCAAGCTCGATCTCACGGCCGCCTTCTCGGCCCAGGGCGCGCGCCTGACCGAGCTGTCCCTGGCCGGCAAGGGCCTCACGCTCACCGGCACGGGCGGCTACACCGCCGCCTCGGACAGCCTGGACGCCAAGGTGCGCCTGGACGCGCCGGACCTGACCCTGTTGACCGCCGCCCTGGGCCAGCCCTGCGCCGGCGCGGCCGAGGCCAAGCTGACCATCTCCGGCCCGGCCGTTTCGCCGCGCCTGGACGTCGCGGTCGGAGCCAAGCGCCTGAGCCTGGGCGAACTGGTTCTCACCGAAGCGTCCCTGGAGGCCAGTCTGGCCGACAGCGCCCGCCGTCCCTCGGGCAAGGCGACCATCGCCGCCGTGCGCGAGGGCGAAACGGCCCGGGCCGAGGCCGCCTACGCCCTGACCGGCTCGCGCCTGAGTCTCACCGGCCTCAAGCTGGCCGCCCCGGACGCCGCCTTTGCCGGCGAAGCCGACATCGATACGGCAACCGGCCGCGTCTCTGGCAAGCTCGCCGGACAGGCCGGCAATCTGGCCGGCCTGGGCCGCTTCGTCGGCCTGCCGCTGGCCGGCTCGCTCAAGCTCACGGCCTCGGCCGCCGCCGGCCCGGGCAAAGGGGCTGCCCAATCCCTCACCGTCGATCTCAGCGCCGCCAACCTGCGCCTGCCCGGGCTGGCCGCCGGCAGTTTGACCGTCAACGCCGCCCTGGACGACCTGTCCGGCGCGCCGCGCGGCAAGGCCAACCTCACCGGACGCGGACTGGAAGCCTCAGGCCTGTCCCTTGCCGCCCTTTCGGCCACCGCCAGCGGCGACGGCCGGGCCATGGCCGTCTCGGCCGAGGCCAAGGGCAAGCTCGCCGGCCAGACCGCTGTCGAGGCCAGCCTGCGCCTGAGCCTGCCCCCGGCCGAGGCCGGCAAGCGCCGCATTGCCGTGCAGTCCCTGGCCGGCAGCCTGGAGGGCCGCAAATTTTCCCTGGCCGGACCGGCCGCCGTCACCCTGGGCAACGACGCCCTGCGCGTCGAGGGCGTGAACCTCGCCTTGGACAAGGCCAAGATCACCGCCTCCGGGACCCTTGGGCCAAACGAAGCCAGCGGCAAGGCCACGGTGGACAACTTTCCCCTGCCGCTGCTCGGGCTTTTCGGCCTGGCCGGCATCGACGGCACGGCAACCGCCAGCGCCACCCTTTCCGGCACGCCGGCCCGGCCGCAAATCGCGGCCGAAACCCGCGTGTCCGGGCTGCGGCTGGCCGCCGAACAGGGCAAGAGCCTGCCGCCCGTCAGCCTGTGGGCCAAGGCCGCCTGCAACGGCGCACGCCTGGACGTCACGGCCGGGCTGGCCGGCAAAAACGCCAAGGACCCCAAGGCCGGCAAGGCCGCCGACGTCGTCACCGTCACGGCCGGCCTGCCCATGCGCCTGTCCCTGGCCCCCTTTGCCTGCGACCTGCCGCCCGGCGGCGCGCTGTCCGGCCAGATCGCCGCCGACGCCGATCTGGCCGATTTCGCCGGCCTTTTAGCCCGGGTCAACACCCGCATCGTCGGCCGCCTCACCGCCGATCTGGCCCTTGGCGGGACGCTCAGCGCCCCGGCCGCCACCGGCGCCCTGGCCCTGGCCGCCAGCCGGCTGGAAAACGCCGACGCCGGACTGGTCCTCACCAACGTCGTGCTCAAGGCCGACGCCTCGGGCGGCCGGCTCACCATCGCCTCGGCCTCGGGCGAGGACGGCCGGGGCGGCCGCTTCACGCTCTCCGGCACGGTCGGCATCGCCGATCCGGTCAACGGCCCCGTGGACCTGAAACTCGCCCTGGCGCATCTTCGCGTCGTTGGCCTGGACATCGCCACCGCCGCCGCCGACGGCACCATAGCCGTCACCGGCACACTCTCGCGCCTGCGCGCCAGCGGCAACATCGTCATCGGCCCGGCCGACGTGAACCTGCCCACCTCCCTGCCGCCCGACGTGGCCGTCATCCCGGTCACCTACATCAACGATCCGGCCGCGCCCAAAAAACCGGCCGCCAAGGCCGCGCCGCCGGCCGTGGCCCGCCACGTGGACCTCGACCTCAAGATTTCCCTGGGCCAGGCCGTCTACGTGCGCGGCCTCGGCCTGGAGTCGCGCTGGACCGGCGCGCTTGCCGTTACCGGCACGGCCGCCGCGCCCATCGTCATCGGCCGCTACGCCGTGGACAAGGGCACCCTCGACCTCCTCGGCTCGACGCTGGAGATCACCAAGGGCGAACTGACGTTCAGCGGCGGCGCGCCCACGGCCCCGACCTTCGACGTGCGGGCCGAAACCACCAAGGACAACGTCACCGCCGGCATCGCCATCACCGGCGACGCCGACGCCCCGGTCATCACCCTGACCTCCACGCCGCAACTGCCCCGCGACGAAATCCTCTCGCGACTGCTCTTCGGCCAAAACGCCGGCTCGCTCTCGCCCATCCAGGCCGCCCAGCTGGCCCAGGCCGCTGCCTCCATCTACGCCGGCGGCACGCCCACCAGCATCCTGGCCCGCACCCGGCGCATCCTGGGCCTGGACCAACTCTCCATCGTCACCGGCAAGTCCGGCATGGCCGGCAGCGTGCTCAAGGCCGGCAAGGAGATCTTCAAGGGCGTGACCGTGGGCGTCGAACAAGGCATGGGCGCGCAAAGCGGCGCGGTGTCCGTGGAAGTGCAGGTCACGCCCAACATCACCGTGGACAGCCGCGTGGGCGTCGACAACAAACAAGGCGTGGGCGTCAACTGGAAGTGGGATTATTAG